A portion of the Pseudomonas sp. PSE14 genome contains these proteins:
- a CDS encoding DUF1302 domain-containing protein translates to MHYQSNSPRLRRCLLATAIISAFGGTSAQAFELNTGNPDIAVRFDNTVKLSYGQRVEAANSKIAGTANTNDGDRNFSSGSPVTQRFDLLSELDFVYRDSMGFRVSAAGWYDNAYEDVGSSNPFPGQKGNAGHLVTKNGTVIAPPGAKASTHGLSNFADRYYNGPSGELLDAFVFASHQVGDDMLLSGKLGRHTVYWGETLFSAANGINYGQSALDLGKLYNVPGTEAKELFMPRNQLSASLTVNPELTLAAQYFLEFENSRFPEGGTYMGPYDMLNDGGNVFWLPLPALNAFYGAPRGHDREPDNTGDFGLMAKWSPEWLDGTLGFYYRNTSDTLPAVLVDAPNLQKPGLAGLKGMNYFTAYADDIDIYGISLSKEVGGVSVGMDLNYRENMPLASNFTTVNSTLYNAAQKGLINGANLIGSLPSDGDTGLARGKTFHVVLNGLVTFGATPLWDASSLAVEGTLTHLIDVTEGEQTFKGDSSYHGVDKVTTNAYAMSANFTPTWYQAFPGVDLSMPMAYNVGLHGNSAVQLGGNEDAGSYSIGVAADFHQKYRVDLKYVDAFGPFDTCESGHDNNTPGANGQYQCIPGQITSQGGLAPLLKDRGMVTASLKATF, encoded by the coding sequence ATGCACTACCAGAGCAACTCACCGCGGCTGCGCCGCTGCCTGCTCGCCACGGCAATCATCAGCGCCTTCGGCGGCACCTCGGCCCAGGCGTTCGAGCTGAACACCGGCAACCCCGACATCGCCGTCCGCTTCGACAACACCGTCAAGCTCAGCTATGGGCAACGGGTTGAAGCAGCCAACAGCAAGATCGCCGGCACCGCCAACACCAACGATGGTGACCGCAATTTCTCCTCCGGCAGCCCGGTGACCCAGCGCTTCGACCTGCTCAGCGAGCTGGACTTCGTCTACCGCGACAGCATGGGCTTCCGCGTCAGCGCCGCCGGCTGGTACGACAACGCCTACGAAGACGTTGGTTCGAGCAACCCGTTCCCTGGCCAGAAGGGCAACGCCGGCCACCTGGTCACCAAGAACGGCACCGTGATCGCTCCGCCGGGCGCCAAGGCGTCCACCCACGGCCTGAGCAACTTCGCCGACCGCTACTACAACGGTCCCTCCGGCGAACTGCTCGACGCCTTCGTCTTCGCCAGCCACCAGGTCGGTGACGACATGCTGCTCAGCGGCAAGCTCGGCCGCCACACCGTGTACTGGGGCGAGACCCTGTTCAGCGCCGCCAACGGCATCAACTACGGCCAGTCGGCCCTGGACCTGGGCAAGCTGTACAACGTGCCGGGCACCGAGGCGAAAGAGCTGTTCATGCCGCGCAACCAGCTTTCCGCGTCGTTGACGGTGAACCCGGAGCTGACCCTGGCTGCGCAGTATTTCCTCGAGTTCGAGAACTCGCGCTTCCCCGAAGGCGGCACCTACATGGGGCCGTACGACATGCTCAACGATGGCGGCAACGTGTTCTGGCTGCCGCTGCCCGCGCTCAATGCCTTCTACGGCGCGCCGCGCGGTCACGACCGTGAGCCGGACAACACCGGCGACTTCGGCCTGATGGCCAAGTGGAGCCCGGAGTGGCTCGACGGCACCCTCGGCTTCTACTACCGCAACACCTCCGACACCCTGCCGGCGGTGCTGGTAGATGCGCCGAACCTGCAAAAGCCGGGTCTGGCCGGCCTGAAGGGGATGAACTACTTCACCGCCTACGCCGACGACATCGACATCTATGGCATCAGCCTGTCGAAGGAAGTCGGCGGGGTGAGCGTCGGCATGGACCTGAACTACCGCGAGAACATGCCGCTGGCGAGCAACTTCACCACCGTCAATTCCACGCTCTACAACGCCGCGCAGAAAGGGCTGATCAATGGCGCCAACCTGATCGGTTCGCTGCCCAGCGACGGCGACACCGGCCTTGCCCGCGGCAAGACCTTCCATGTGGTGCTCAATGGCCTGGTGACCTTCGGCGCGACCCCGCTGTGGGACGCCTCGTCGCTGGCGGTGGAGGGCACCCTGACGCACCTGATCGACGTCACCGAAGGCGAGCAGACCTTCAAGGGCGACTCCAGCTACCACGGCGTGGACAAGGTCACCACCAATGCCTACGCCATGTCCGCCAACTTCACCCCGACCTGGTACCAGGCTTTCCCCGGCGTCGACCTGTCCATGCCGATGGCCTACAACGTCGGCCTGCACGGCAACTCGGCGGTGCAACTGGGCGGCAACGAAGACGCCGGCAGCTACTCGATCGGGGTGGCGGCGGACTTCCACCAGAAGTACCGCGTCGATCTGAAGTACGTCGACGCATTCGGTCCCTTCGATACCTGCGAAAGCGGACACGACAACAACACCCCCGGGGCTAATGGGCAGTACCAGTGCATCCCCGGGCAGATCACCTCGCAGGGCGGCCTCGCACCCCTGCTGAAGGACCGCGGCATGGTGACCGCGTCCCTCAAGGCGACCTTCTGA
- a CDS encoding DUF1329 domain-containing protein, giving the protein MNFKPTLIATALGLALCGAAQAAVSPQDAAQLGTTLTLVGAEKGASSDGSIPAYTGGLTSAPASFKAGDSMRPDPFAGEKPLLVIDGKNVDQYKNQLSATTVELAKRYPSFRVDVYPTHRTAALPDAVLENSKKNAVATQSLEGGTAIDNALPGVPFPMPKTGAEAMWNFLLRYQGVNIKAKYDSWNVDASGSANLATTGQAFINYPIYENLTQPVKGSEVYYQMKLYYSGPARRAGEAMMLKDAANPLQQPRRAWQYLPGQRRVKLAPNLAYDTPNPGMAGAGTYDDVFVFNGALDRYDWKLVGKQEMIVPYNTYRLTYTSDIKPVVTPNHLSPDYVRWEKHRVWVVEGTLKSGARHIYAKRRFYLDEDSWVALASDQYDARGQLYRGSFAFLSQSYDKRIPDATPFMIYDLTAGSYNINGVVGPYGGITYIDPLAATQWSPEALAGSGIR; this is encoded by the coding sequence ATGAACTTCAAACCTACCCTGATCGCCACGGCCCTCGGTCTGGCCCTGTGCGGCGCGGCCCAGGCCGCCGTCTCGCCCCAGGACGCCGCCCAGCTGGGCACCACCCTGACCCTGGTCGGCGCCGAAAAGGGCGCCAGCAGCGACGGTTCGATTCCCGCCTACACCGGTGGCCTGACCAGCGCCCCGGCCAGCTTCAAGGCCGGCGACAGCATGCGCCCGGACCCTTTCGCCGGGGAGAAGCCGCTGCTGGTGATCGACGGCAAGAACGTCGACCAGTACAAGAACCAGCTCTCCGCCACCACCGTCGAACTGGCCAAGCGCTACCCGAGCTTCCGCGTCGACGTCTACCCGACCCACCGCACCGCAGCCTTGCCTGATGCGGTGCTGGAGAACAGCAAGAAGAACGCCGTCGCCACCCAGTCCCTGGAAGGCGGCACCGCCATCGACAACGCGTTGCCGGGTGTGCCGTTCCCGATGCCGAAGACCGGCGCCGAGGCCATGTGGAACTTCCTGCTGCGTTACCAGGGGGTGAACATCAAGGCCAAGTACGACTCCTGGAACGTCGACGCCTCGGGCAGCGCCAACCTCGCCACCACCGGCCAGGCCTTCATCAACTATCCGATCTACGAGAACCTCACCCAGCCGGTGAAGGGCTCCGAGGTCTACTACCAGATGAAGCTGTACTACAGCGGCCCGGCCCGCCGCGCCGGCGAGGCGATGATGCTCAAGGACGCCGCCAACCCGCTGCAGCAGCCGCGCCGCGCCTGGCAGTACCTGCCCGGCCAGCGCCGCGTGAAGCTGGCGCCGAACCTGGCCTACGACACCCCGAACCCCGGCATGGCCGGCGCCGGCACCTACGACGACGTGTTCGTCTTCAATGGCGCGCTGGACCGCTACGACTGGAAGCTGGTGGGCAAGCAGGAAATGATCGTGCCCTACAACACCTACCGCCTGACCTACACCAGCGACATCAAGCCAGTGGTCACGCCCAATCACCTGTCGCCGGACTACGTGCGCTGGGAGAAGCACCGCGTGTGGGTCGTGGAAGGCACGCTGAAGTCCGGTGCGCGGCACATCTACGCCAAGCGCCGCTTCTACCTCGACGAGGACAGCTGGGTGGCCCTGGCCTCCGACCAGTATGACGCCCGTGGCCAGCTCTATCGCGGCTCCTTCGCTTTCCTCAGCCAGAGCTACGACAAGCGCATCCCGGACGCCACGCCGTTCATGATCTACGACCTGACCGCCGGCTCCTACAACATCAACGGCGTCGTCGGCCCGTACGGCGGCATCACCTACATCGATCCGCTGGCCGCTACCCAGTGGTCGCCTGAAGCCCTTGCCGGCAGCGGTATTCGCTAA
- a CDS encoding YCF48-related protein: MQFPFKLALASAGLGLALLAGHADADEFVDVLDLPSQPTALAMSSPLAAIARADKRLVVVGQRGHILYSDNDGKDWRQAEVPVSSDLTAVRFPTPRDGWAVGHDGVVLHSADGGEHWIRQLDGRAIGQLMLDYYTANPQADNETLLEQSRRMKEEGADKPFLDLWFRNAQEGFVIGAFNLILHTTDGGRSWEPWNHRIDNPQSLHLTAMSAVGGDLFIVGEQGLLLKLDPADQRFVALNSPYKGTFFGVLGKPGLLFAYGLRGNAVRSVDGGANWSAVATGLPVSLTAASEGADGGLYLFSQAGQGLVSRDDGATFRPLTLAQRTPVSGALVSGDSLLLVGNRGLQRSALPLSQ, translated from the coding sequence ATGCAATTTCCCTTCAAGCTCGCCCTGGCCTCCGCCGGGCTGGGGCTGGCGCTGCTCGCCGGTCACGCCGACGCCGATGAATTCGTCGACGTGCTGGACCTGCCCTCGCAGCCCACCGCACTGGCCATGAGCAGCCCGCTGGCGGCCATCGCCCGTGCCGACAAGCGCCTGGTGGTGGTCGGCCAGCGCGGCCACATTCTCTATTCCGACAACGACGGCAAGGACTGGCGGCAGGCCGAGGTACCGGTCAGCTCCGACCTCACCGCCGTGCGCTTCCCCACGCCGCGCGACGGCTGGGCAGTGGGCCACGACGGCGTGGTGCTGCACAGCGCCGACGGCGGCGAGCACTGGATCCGTCAGCTCGATGGCCGCGCCATCGGCCAGCTGATGCTGGATTACTACACGGCCAACCCACAGGCGGATAACGAAACCCTGCTGGAGCAGTCGCGGCGCATGAAAGAGGAGGGGGCGGACAAGCCGTTCCTCGACCTCTGGTTCCGCAACGCCCAGGAGGGTTTCGTCATCGGTGCCTTCAACCTGATCCTGCACACCACCGATGGCGGGCGCAGTTGGGAGCCCTGGAACCATCGCATCGACAACCCGCAATCGCTGCACCTGACCGCCATGTCGGCGGTGGGCGGGGACCTGTTCATCGTCGGCGAGCAGGGCCTGCTGCTCAAGCTCGACCCGGCGGACCAGCGCTTCGTGGCGCTGAACTCGCCCTACAAGGGCACCTTCTTCGGCGTGCTCGGCAAGCCCGGCCTGCTGTTCGCCTACGGCCTGCGCGGCAACGCGGTGCGCAGCGTCGACGGCGGCGCGAACTGGAGTGCGGTGGCCACCGGCCTGCCGGTCAGCCTCACGGCGGCCAGCGAGGGCGCCGACGGCGGCCTCTACCTGTTCAGCCAGGCCGGCCAGGGGCTGGTCAGCCGCGACGACGGCGCCACCTTCAGGCCGCTGACCCTGGCCCAGCGCACGCCCGTCAGCGGCGCCCTGGTCAGCGGCGACAGCCTGCTGCTGGTGGGCAACCGCGGCCTGCAACGCAGCGCGTTGCCGCTCTCCCAATAA
- a CDS encoding MMPL family transporter: MVDLKQGQLPVISDLRDFDAHSGSLLERLVFNHRLLFISLIALVTLLLGWMAVTRLEIKPSFEKMIPQSHPYIRNYLENRGALRGLGNSVRVVVESREGDIFAPAYLDTLKQINDQLFLSPGVDRAWMKSLWSPAVRWTEVTEEGFQGGPVMPDGYAGDAPSIATLRQNIARAGIVGSLVANDFRSSMLVVPLLDHDSATGKGIDYQQFSHQLDALRLKYEYLGDQRAFDAGEPGKGAVRIHAIGFAKLVGDLIDGLLRVMMFFGLAVVSAFVIILLYTRCLRSSLLVIVCSLLAVIWQLGLIAWLGYALDPYSILVPFLIFAIGVSHATQKMNGIMQDIGRGTHRLVAARNTFRRLFLAGVSALLCDAVGFGVLMLIDIPVIKALAITASIGVAVLVFTSLLLMPVALSFIGVSPRAAARALREEQQEAREQGLGRLWSLLDRFTERRWASIALAVAALIGAGSFLVSQRLQIGDLDAGAPELRADSRYNRDNAYITSHYALSSDLFAVMVKTPAEGCLNYKTLILADRLGWALQQHPGVQASVSLADAVRQITAGTYEGNPKFASLQRNQDVLNYSAQQASVNTPELFNTDCSVMPVIAFLKDHKARTLEEVTTIAEDFAKANSTPDRQFLLAAGSAGIEAATNSVVHQANRTMLLYIYGAVSLFCLITFRSWRATLVAMLPLVLTSMLCEALMVFLGIGVKVATLPVIALGVGIGVDYALYLLSVQLQLQRAGFPLALAYRQAVIFTGKVVALVGVTLAAGVITWAWSPIKFQADMGILLTFMFLWNMLGALLLIPALSHFLLNERKG; the protein is encoded by the coding sequence ATGGTCGACCTCAAGCAAGGGCAGCTGCCCGTCATCAGCGATCTGCGGGACTTCGACGCGCACAGCGGCAGCCTGCTGGAGCGCCTGGTGTTCAACCATCGGCTCCTGTTCATCAGCCTGATCGCCCTGGTCACGCTGCTGCTCGGCTGGATGGCGGTGACCCGCCTGGAGATCAAGCCCAGCTTCGAGAAGATGATCCCGCAGAGCCATCCCTACATCCGCAACTACCTGGAGAACCGTGGGGCGCTGCGCGGCCTGGGCAACTCCGTGCGAGTGGTGGTGGAGAGCCGCGAGGGCGACATCTTCGCGCCGGCCTACCTGGACACCCTCAAGCAGATCAACGACCAGCTGTTCCTGAGCCCCGGCGTCGACCGCGCCTGGATGAAGTCGCTGTGGTCGCCGGCGGTACGCTGGACCGAAGTGACCGAGGAGGGCTTCCAGGGCGGCCCGGTGATGCCCGACGGCTATGCCGGCGACGCCCCGAGCATCGCTACGTTGCGCCAGAACATCGCCCGCGCCGGCATCGTCGGCAGCCTGGTGGCCAATGATTTCCGTTCGAGCATGCTGGTGGTGCCGCTGCTGGACCATGACTCGGCCACCGGCAAGGGCATCGACTACCAGCAGTTCTCCCACCAGCTCGACGCGCTGCGCCTGAAGTACGAGTACCTGGGCGACCAGCGTGCCTTCGACGCCGGCGAGCCGGGCAAGGGCGCCGTGCGCATCCACGCGATCGGCTTCGCCAAGCTGGTCGGCGACCTGATCGACGGCCTGCTGCGGGTGATGATGTTCTTCGGCCTGGCGGTGGTCTCGGCCTTCGTCATCATCCTGCTCTACACCCGCTGCCTGCGCAGCAGCTTGCTGGTGATCGTCTGCTCGCTGCTCGCGGTGATCTGGCAGCTGGGGCTGATCGCCTGGCTGGGCTATGCCCTGGACCCGTACTCGATCCTGGTGCCATTCCTGATCTTCGCCATCGGCGTGTCCCACGCCACGCAGAAGATGAACGGCATCATGCAGGACATCGGCCGCGGCACGCACCGCCTGGTGGCGGCGCGCAACACCTTCCGTCGCCTGTTCCTCGCCGGGGTCAGCGCGCTGCTTTGCGACGCCGTGGGTTTCGGTGTGCTGATGCTGATCGACATCCCGGTGATCAAGGCCCTGGCGATCACCGCGAGCATCGGCGTGGCGGTGCTGGTCTTCACCTCGTTGCTGCTGATGCCGGTGGCGCTGTCCTTCATCGGCGTCAGCCCGCGCGCCGCCGCCCGCGCCCTGCGCGAGGAGCAGCAGGAAGCCCGCGAGCAGGGCCTGGGCCGCCTGTGGAGCCTGCTCGACCGCTTCACCGAACGGCGCTGGGCGAGCATCGCCCTGGCGGTCGCCGCGCTGATCGGCGCCGGCAGCTTCCTGGTCAGCCAGCGCCTGCAGATCGGCGATCTCGACGCCGGCGCGCCCGAGCTGCGCGCGGACTCGCGCTACAACCGCGACAACGCCTACATCACCAGCCACTACGCGCTCTCCAGCGACCTGTTCGCGGTGATGGTGAAGACGCCCGCCGAAGGCTGCCTGAACTACAAGACCCTGATCCTCGCCGACCGCCTGGGCTGGGCGCTGCAACAGCATCCGGGCGTGCAGGCGAGCGTTTCGCTGGCCGACGCGGTGCGCCAGATCACCGCCGGCACCTACGAGGGCAACCCCAAGTTCGCCAGCCTGCAGCGCAACCAGGACGTGCTCAACTACTCGGCGCAGCAGGCCTCGGTGAATACGCCGGAACTGTTCAACACCGATTGCTCGGTGATGCCGGTGATCGCCTTCCTCAAGGACCACAAGGCCAGGACCCTGGAGGAAGTGACTACCATTGCCGAAGACTTCGCCAAGGCCAACAGCACGCCGGACCGCCAGTTCCTCCTCGCCGCGGGCAGCGCCGGCATCGAGGCCGCCACCAACAGCGTGGTGCACCAGGCCAACCGCACCATGCTGCTGTACATCTACGGGGCGGTCAGCCTGTTCTGCCTGATCACCTTCCGCAGCTGGCGCGCAACCCTGGTGGCCATGCTGCCGCTGGTGCTGACGTCCATGCTCTGCGAGGCGCTGATGGTGTTCCTCGGCATCGGCGTGAAAGTGGCGACCCTGCCGGTGATCGCCCTGGGCGTGGGCATTGGCGTGGACTATGCGCTGTACCTGCTCAGTGTGCAGTTGCAATTGCAGCGTGCTGGCTTCCCGCTGGCGCTGGCCTACCGCCAGGCGGTGATCTTCACCGGCAAGGTGGTGGCACTGGTGGGCGTGACCCTGGCCGCCGGGGTGATCACCTGGGCCTGGTCGCCGATCAAGTTCCAGGCGGACATGGGGATTCTGCTGACCTTCATGTTCCTGTGGAACATGCTGGGGGCGCTGTTGCTGATCCCGGCGCTGTCGCACTTCCTGTTGAATGAGCGGAAGGGCTGA
- a CDS encoding LysR substrate-binding domain-containing protein, whose amino-acid sequence MPSLIALRAFEALVRQGSISRAALELHVTHGAVSHQVKKLEEELGMALVERQGKGVKLTPAGRQLSQQISSAFDQLRDIRRALPNEEPAGELRIACAPALLARVSSLLEKFLRNYQEVALHLMPMSSDLGQVDMVISFGETHIEGQRFAALGDIRYFPVCSPRLLNTQEHLRKPRDLARQVLLHEDDGFDWSRYFLAAGVPGLQARQNVFLPDAYLTIRAALAGGGVTISDHILAGEELHQGRLVRLFDIDFPAPHPYFLIIPPHGNQALAREFADWLLHELEAIPAFD is encoded by the coding sequence ATGCCCTCCCTCATCGCCCTGCGCGCTTTCGAGGCACTGGTCCGCCAGGGCAGCATCAGCCGCGCGGCACTGGAGCTGCACGTCACCCACGGCGCGGTCAGCCACCAGGTGAAGAAGCTTGAGGAAGAACTGGGCATGGCGCTGGTGGAGCGCCAGGGCAAGGGCGTCAAGCTGACTCCGGCCGGGCGCCAGCTGAGCCAGCAGATCAGCAGCGCCTTCGACCAGCTGCGCGACATCCGCCGCGCATTGCCCAACGAGGAGCCCGCCGGCGAGCTGCGCATCGCCTGCGCTCCCGCATTGCTGGCACGGGTGTCATCGCTGCTGGAGAAATTCCTGCGTAATTACCAGGAGGTCGCTCTGCACCTGATGCCGATGAGCAGTGACCTGGGCCAAGTGGACATGGTGATTTCTTTCGGCGAGACGCACATCGAGGGCCAGCGCTTCGCCGCGCTGGGCGACATCCGCTATTTCCCGGTGTGCAGCCCGCGCCTGCTCAACACCCAGGAACACCTACGCAAACCCCGCGACCTGGCACGCCAGGTGCTGCTGCACGAGGACGATGGTTTCGACTGGAGCCGCTACTTCCTCGCCGCCGGGGTGCCCGGTTTGCAGGCACGGCAGAACGTCTTCCTGCCCGACGCCTACCTGACCATCCGCGCCGCACTGGCCGGCGGTGGCGTGACCATCAGCGACCATATCCTTGCCGGCGAGGAACTGCACCAGGGCCGGCTGGTGCGCCTGTTCGACATCGACTTCCCGGCGCCCCACCCCTACTTCCTGATCATCCCGCCCCACGGCAACCAGGCCCTGGCGCGGGAGTTCGCGGACTGGCTGCTGCATGAGCTGGAGGCGATTCCGGCGTTTGATTGA